A stretch of Mya arenaria isolate MELC-2E11 chromosome 14, ASM2691426v1 DNA encodes these proteins:
- the LOC128216788 gene encoding uncharacterized protein LOC128216788, whose product MIGYITALYALAAATLVIAGHDELVQCTPGIYQIIGKADCTGFFMCVFGKQIEMPPCPPSSVFSSSANVCVPKGSMYDDCKKTTEGSGGHMPVLPDLGPLSPEERCNMFGGVFPHPTECQAFYNCSVRYTHGIPRFFEQHLVECPYPKLFNTETKQCDYFENVKCGSRMEIKDGCQYRSNQCPVAHCRPCSVDLPSCIGKRDGINVHPVKLWSPFYAVCYKERTIKEERCQADENGRTQLFHPERNECVSLEMIPREHGGMMPECGTKVDGLYQDDFGRCDRYFSCQGGKYIEMVKCAAGEVFDSTKGGCIPQEKACGTCGRLDHC is encoded by the exons ATGATTGGATACATCACAGCGTTGTATGCTTTGGCCGCCGCAACTTTGGTCATTGCTGGCCACGACGAACTCGTGCAATGCACACCGGGTATATATCAGATCATCGGAAAGGCCGACTGTACGGGATTCTTCATGTGCGTGTTTGGAAAACAAATCGAGATGCCGCCTTGTCCTCCTAGCTCGGTGTTTAGCTCCAGCGCTAACGTTTGTGTTCCCAAAGGTTCAATGTATGATGACTGCAAGAAAACAACAGAAGGAAGCGGAGGTCACATGCCAGTGCTGCCAGACTTAG GGCCTCTTAGCCCAGAGGAACGATGTAACATGTTCGGAGGCGTGTTCCCCCACCCCACGGAATGTCAAGCCTTCTACAATTGCAGTGTCCGTTACACACATGGGATTCCCAGGTTCTTCGAGCAACACCTTGTTGAATGTCCCTACCCCAAGCTGTTCAACACTGAGACCAAACAGTGTGACTATTTTGAGAATGTCAAATGTGGAAGCAGGATGGAGATTAAGGATGGAT GCCAATACAGATCCAACCAGTGTCCCGTTGCCCACTGTAGACCCTGCAGTGTCGACCTTCCAAGTTGTATAGGCAAACGTGACGGAATTAACGTTCATCCAGTGAAACTTTGGAGTCCATTCTACGCCGTATGCTACAAAGAACGCACGATCAAAGAGGAGCGATGCCAAGCTGACGAAAATGGCCGAACACAGTTGTTCCATCCGGAAAGGAACGAATGCGTTTCATTGGAAATGATTCCTCGAGAACACGGTGGAATGATGCCCGAGTGCGGTACAAAAGTTGACGGTTTATATCAGGATGACTTTGGGCGATGTGACCGATACTTTAGTTGCCAGGGAGGAAAATATATTGAGATGGTGAAATGTGCGGCTGGAGAGGTGTTCGATAGCACAAAAGGCGGCTGCATTCCGCAAGAGAAAGCATGCGGAACCTGCGGAAGACTTGACCATTG ctGA